The genomic DNA TTTCCAATAATCGGCGATAATCTGGCCGGATAATGTGCCGGACTCTTCCGCTCTTGCCCCGACGTAATAGACCTTGTCCCATTTCTTCATGTCTTCAGGCAGCGGCTCGCGGTTCAGGAACACGACAGGCGTGTCTTTGGCCTTAGCTTTGTCAATAATGACACCGGCAGCAGTACGGTCCACCGGATTGATGACCAGTGCATTTGTCTTCTTCGTGAGGAATAAGTCGACTTTGTCGTTTTGAGTCGGCTGGGAATTCTGGCTGTCCACGATCTCCAGCTTGGCGATTTCTTCCCCGTTCTGCCGGATCGAGTTGCGCACTCCGGTCATGAAGGTATCGTCGAATTTGTAGATGGCCACGCCGATGCTCGGCGTCGAGCCTGCGCCCGAACCCTCCTGATTACCGCCGTTGGAGCAGCCAGCCAGCGCCGTGCCAAGAAGAGCAGCAGCCAGCATAGCAGAAGCAATTTTCTTCATCCTTTTGACCTCCTGAAATCAATTTCGTTTTCTTTATCTTTGTGGATACGATTACATTATGCCGGGTTCTTCCAAGAAAGCGAATCTAAAATTCTGAGATGTTCTATGAAAATTCTGATCAAATGCTCACATCATTCATATTTCACAACAAATCGCTAACAAAAAAAGCCCCGTCCCCTAAAGCGGAAACGAAGCTATGGGCGAACGCGCTATATGCGGTTAATCACTGCACAAACGGGAACAGCAGCTTCTGATGCTCCGGCCAAAGCATATTGTCCAAATCGATCAGCTTCGTATCGGTCGGTATCCGATCCTCCAGCTTCTCGCCCCGGGCGGCTTGGACAGCGGCGGCCACGGCCAGGTAACCGTTGTTGAACGGGTTCTGGACGACCATCGCCTGCACCTTTTCCTCCTGCATCAGCTCCAGCATCTCCGGCGGATTGTCGAAGGTGATCATCTTGACGATTCCACCGTAGCCGAGGTCGCTGACCGCCCTTCCGGCCCCGATCGAAGATTCGGCGCTTAAGGAGACCAGCCCGTCTATCCCAGGGTATTTGGCCAGCATCTCCTTCGTCAGCCTGTACGCTAGCTCTTCATCAGAGCCGCAATATTGAATATCAACGACCTCAATCCCCGGAAAGCGAGCGACGTAATCCAGGAACCCTTCCTCCCGCTGGTCGGCGTTCCGCGCCCCTTTCACAAAATTTACAATGCCGACCTGGCTGTTCTTTCCGATCAGCTGCACCAGGCGCTCGGCGGCCTTCTGTCCCGCTTCGTAGTTATTGGTGCCTACATACGTTTTGACTTTCGTGGAAGCTACTTCCGAGTCCATAGAAATCACGGGAATATCATAATAGGAGGAACGGTCGGTCACTTGGCCGAGTGCTTCATAATCGCTGGCCGACAATATAATGGCGTCTGGACGGCGAGCGATAGATTTCTCCATCAGTGCGATTTGATCCCTGTAGTCGTTCTCGTTGCTAGGCGCCATATAGTTGAGCTGAACATTATACTCCTTCGCAGCCACCTCGGCTCCCATACGGATCGTTCGCCAATAATCTCCGCGATCCAGCTTGACAATCATGTCGATGACCAGCACGTTGCGTTCATGCTGCGGAGTTACGGAGGAAGTGCAGGATACCAGCAGAGCCATCGCAAACAGCAGCGGTACAGCCCGAAATGCCTGCCGCATGCGGCCGAGTTTGCTGGACGATATGCCTGAACGGCCTCGGTGAACGGCCTGATCCAAATCACGTCCCTTGCAGCCATCAACTCTGAACGCTTGTTGTGTCGGCATCCTTCTCATGCCCTCTCCCTCCTCTGTACGCTTTCCGCCTTGACGACGGGTATCGTAATTGTGACGGCCGTTCCTTCCTCCAGCTCGCTCTCGAAATGCAGCCCGTAAGCGGACCCATAATACAAGGCGATCCGCTCCTGCACATTCCGTACCCCTACGCCGGACCCGGAGCCGCTCTCGCTCCGCGCATCCCCTGCCCGTACTTTCGCTAGCCTCTCCGGACTCATTCCTACGCCGTTATCCTTGATTTGCAGCCGCAATTGCTCGTTCTCCAGAGTAACATAGATCCCGATGAAGCCTTCTTCTGCCAGCTGCTCGATACCGTGATGAATTGCGTTTTCCACAAGCGGCTGTAAGATCAGCTTCAGCGTCAGGCAATCGAGCGCCGCTTCCTCGCATTTGATTTCATACCGGAATTTATTCTTGAAGCGGATCGTCTGAATAATTAAATAATTCCGGACATGCTCCAGCTCTTCCTCAACGGAAATGATATGGCTCCCTTTGCTCAAGCTGATCCGGAAAAAGCGCGACAACGACGTTATTGTCGTCACAACCTCCTCGTTGCGTCCCATCTCGGCCAGACGGGTAACCGAGTTCAATGTGTTGTATAGAAAATGCGGATTAATCTGCGATTGCAATACGTCGAGCTCGCTTTTTCGCTTGGCTTCCTGCTCCTCAATGATTTGATCCATCAGTTCGCGAATACGCCGCAGCATCAAGTTGAACCGTTTAGACAACTGTTCCACCTCGTATACCCCGCCTACATGAACAGCCGTTCGGAAATTACCTTTCTCAACCTTTTTGACGGACCGCTCCAACCTGCGGATCGGCTGCGAAATTTTGGCGGAGACGTAAATCGATACGATCAGCACAATTACAATCACGCAGAGCAGGAACCATACGATAAAATCACGAAGCTCCTGCTTCGTAGTCAAAAACTCCTCCACATAAGCGACCCCGACGATTTTCCATCCGATCGGCTCTACCGTTTGAATCAGAATAATGCGTTGCTCCCCTTCCGAATCGTCCAGATAGCTTCCGAAGCTGTAACCTAGGACCGGCTCCAGATTCTCATATTTCAGCCCGGCGTAAATCAGCTGCTGCTGGGGATGATACACGATATTTCCCGCCGCATCGATAATGTAGACATAGCCCTGTTTGCCCAACATCACGCTTTTGCTGAGCTCGTCTATCGTTCGGAAATTAACATCGATCACAAGTACGCCTTCATGGAGCTGGTCCCCGTTGTAATACTGAATCACTTTGCTCATCGAAACGACCCACCGGTACTGCCACTTGAACAAATTTTGAATATGGGGCGGCGTAAACTGCAGTTTTCCTGGATTTTTTTTAGCCATCTCAAACCAGGGCTGCTCCGTCAGCTTCGTATTTTGCCGCATCGGAATGGCTGGCACATTGCGGACGAGCTCCCCTTCCGTCGAGAACAGCGCAATCGAGACGAGATCCTCGCGTGTGCCTAGAATCGTTCCCAGCTGCTCCTCCAGCTTTGCGTCACTCCATGTGCTGCCTTCGTTGATTTTCTCCTCCGCAACCTCAAATATATCCTCCATCCCGTTTACGTAGAGCTCCAAATTCGCATTGACCTGTTCGATAATTTGATTGAGGTTCAAATACGTGTTCTGTTCCGAAGCTTTGGAGAAGCGGTCAAACAGCATGTAACTGACCAGAATAACAACAAACACCGTAATCGAAATAGTAGATAAGGTGATAATCGTCTGGATTTTTCGCAGGTGGAACTGCTCAAGGAACGAGCTTGCATGCCTCAGCCAGTTCATGTCCGTCCCGTCCCGTTACGATATTCCTTCGGCGAAATCCCGAATTTCTTGCGGAAGCAGAAGCTGAAATAGTTCGGATCGGAGAAGCCTACCCGCTCGGCGATTTCAAACGCTTTCAATTCCGTGCTTCGCAGTAAATATTGCGCAGCCTCCATTCGGACGCCCAGCAAATAATTTACGAAGGTCATTTTCATTTCCCGTTTAAAAATATTGCTGAAATAACCTGTGCTGATATGCAAATGACGGCACACTTTGTTAATAGACATATCGCTATCATGGAAATTGCCCTCTATGTATGCCTTCGCCTCGGCCACCAGCTGACTGTAGCTGGACTGCCGATCCGAAGCGATCGAGCTCCTCAGTTTGGCGCAAATGCCGTTAAACCATGTCTTCGCTTCGCTCGCATGGTTGATTTTCGCGAAATGCCCCAGCAATGCCCCTTCATTTCCGAACAGCTGATCCAAATTGATCCCGGACTCTTTAGCGACCCGAATGACCGTCGTCAGCATTTCCAGCAGATGAACCTGAAAATCCTCATAGGACACCTTGCTGTCCACCATGACCGAAAACAGCTCATCCAGCAAATCCTGCAATTCCAAATCGCTTCCGACCTTCAGGCAGCGGATCAGCTCCTTCTCGCGGGTATCGTCGTATATGAACGGAATGCTCTGGCGCGACTCGACGTCATGAATCCAGATCACCTTGTTATGCCCGAGAATAAGGCGGTAATCCAGCGCCTGCTGGGCATCCTCGTAGGATATCGTCAGATCACTCAAGTTCCGTACAACAGAGCCGCCCCCCGCCGTGACGCTCAGCTTAAGATAGCGTTCGACGCTGAAGCGGATTTCTTCGAGTATTTCAAGCGTGCGTGCGGAAATATGTTCCTTATCGTTATCCGGACATATAGTTAACAGTACAACGACATCATGATGAATGAAGGCCCGCCCGTATCGTTCCCGCTCCATGATTTCATCGGCGATATTCAGCACAGCGAACAACTGCAGCTGATTGTCCTTCATGTCCCGCAAGGAAGGGGGCCTAGCGGCCGATGAACCTCCGCTGCCTCCTTCCTCTTCCTCCGGCAATACGAGTGAATCGACGCTGATCACCGAAACCATATAGCCGTCCCCGTCCAGATCCAGCTCGTAATTGCGGCTCTTCTCCCGAATTTCCACATCCGGCAGGCGGCGGGATACAAGCGAGGAGAGAAATAAACTTTGCAAAATCGGCAAGCTTTGGCGGTAATGCGCCGTCAAGGATTGGACGTTCTCCCGTTCCGCCAGCTCCTCATCGATGTTGCGCTTTACTTTTCGCAGCACCTCGGCCAATTCTCCGGAGGAAAACGGCTTTAGGAGGTATTCGTCGATTTGCAGGCGGATCGCCTGCTGAGCATACTCAAACTCCTCAAAACCGGTCAGGATGATGATTTTAGTCGAAGGATAGTGGGTTCTGATCCAGTCGGACAACTGCAAGCCGCTCATGAACGGCATTTGAATGTCGGTGACGACGACATCAGGGATGTGTTTCTCGATGAGCTCAGCCGCTTCCTTCCCGTTCTCCGCCGTATCCATGACCATGAAGCCCAGGCCTGCCCAATCGATCTGTTCGGCCAGCCCTTCCCTCACATCCGCTTCATCATCCGCCAATATTAACTTATACATGGAAATCACCCTTCTATTTGGAACAATATAAAACGATGTATGTATTCCTAGATTTCCACCCGATTTTATAATATCGCCCACCAAATGTAAACATAGAGCCACGACCATAGTCTAGTATTATTTGCGGCTTTAGACGGTTTTGCTATTCCCCCAATTGGCATACCATGGTAATATCAATTATTGGTAGTACATAACCTATAAATTTTAATGGCGGTTGAAAAAATATGAACAATGATACACAAATTTATATTCTGCTGAGCAATCCGCGGACCATCGTCACGAAATTAATCGGTTTGTACACTAGAGCGAAATACAACCATGCTTCGATTGCGTTTGATTCCGAACTTCGCGAAGTGTACAGCTTCGGCCGCAAGCATCCGCTTATTCCCGTTTTCGGCGGATTCGTTAAGGAGAACATTCACTCCGGCGTTTTCGAGAAAGCGACATGCGCCGTCTACAGCTGCCGCGTTAATAAAACTACATACGAAAGAATGCGCAGCTACGTCCGGCAATTCGAAGAGAACGACGAGCTTTACAGTTATAATTTCCTCGGCATCCTCGGCATTATTCTCAATATGGAGCTCGGTGGAGAGAACTCCTATTTTTGCTCCCAATTCGTCAGCACCGTCTTTCAGCAAGGCGGTGTACATCTCGTAAATAAGTCAGCTGCTCTCACAACTCCCGCTGATTTGGAATCCTGCTCGCATCTCGAGCTCATATTCCGCGGGAGATTGGATACGTACCGTCAGCTTTGCCGCTATCGTCGAAGCAGTAATGTCCAGCAGCAGCAGCAGCAGCCATCCTTCGTCATGTAGCAGCTCCGCGCATCGCTTCGCCCCAGGATTTGAATGAAACAGCAAAGAACCTCGCCTAAGGCGAGGTTCTTTGCTGTTTCTGCTATATTCTTAAGTTCGATATCTAGCGCCTCTATCGCTTAGGTATCTAAAGATTTGCTTAGACGGTAGCCTCGGCAAATAAAGCCCACATGCTCATAAAAGGTCTTCGCCAGCATATGGCGCTCCCCGCCCGCAGACAATACCAGCTGCAGGCTTCCCTGCTCCTTAGCCCAAGCTTCAGCCGCTTCCACGAGCTGACGGCCGATTCCGGTGCCCCGGTGCTGCTCATCCACGACCATTGCCGTAATCTGCGTTACTGGATTGCTCATGTCATGCGTCTGATGCTGTTTCAAAAAGGTTGTACCCACAAGCTTGCCATCCAACTCGGCGACGAAACTGCATAAGAGCGGATGCTCCTCCAGCATGCTAAGGCGCTCCTTAAGCACGCTTGGCGTTGTCGGGTATTTCAGCTGGCGCATTAAGGGCAGCATCTGATCCACGTCCCCGGAACAACTTCTGCGAATGACTAAAGCCGGTGCCAACACCATACTACTCATTGACCTTTACCACCTTTAATGAGCTAGCCGCTTGTTTAGCGCGGCTGCGAGCTGTTTCAACATTTTCTGCTCCACTGAGAGCAACGGCCATCCGTCTTCCCTGCTTGCTAAGCGGCTTGCCAAATACGCGGACTTGCGTTCTTGGCACGCTCAGCGCCTCCTCCATGCCTGTGATCGCGAAGGCTTCTCCTTCCAGATCGCTCTTGAGCGTTGCGGAAGCTCCGGGCGTCAGCAATTCGACGGAAGGAATCGGAAAGCCCAGAATGGCCCGCACATGCAGGGCAAACTCTGATAAATCCTGGGTAACCATCGTCACCATCCCGGTATCATGCGGCCTCGGGGATACTTCGCTAAATATCGCCCGGTCGTCCGTCAGGAACAATTCGACGCCGAACACGCCATAGCCGCCCAAAGCATCCGTAACTTTACGGGCGATCTCCTGCGCTTCGGCCAGCAGCGCTGCGCTCATAGCATGAGGCTGCCACGATTCGACGTAATCCCCATCCTGCTGAACGTGCCCGATTGGAGGGCAGAACACCGTTCCGGAGGAAGTCCGAACCGTCAACAACGTAATCTCGCTAGTAAAAGGGATAAAAGCTTCAACAATAACCCGCGTTTGCTTCGCGCGGGCGCCATCCAGCGCAGTCTGCCAGCAATGCGGCACGTCGCCAGGCTCCCGGCATACGCTCTGGCCTTTGCCGGATGAGCTCATTAGCGGCTTAACAACACATGGATAGCCAACCTCGGCAGCGGCCGCTTCCAGTTCCTCCAGGCTGCTGGCGAACCGGTAATCCGCCGTCGGCAGGCCCAGCTCTTCCGCAGCAAGCCGCCGAATGCCTTCCCGGTCCATCGTCAGCCTTGCCGCTGCAGCGGTCGGAATGACCTTATAGCCTTCGCGCTCCAGCTCGACAAGAACATCCGTCGCAATGGCTTCGATTTCTGGAACAATAAGATCCGGCGAGACGCTGGTGATCAAAGATCGCAGCGCCGCGCCGTCCAGCATATCCATGACATGGGACTCATGTGCGACTCCCATTGCGGGCGCGTGCTCGTAACGGTCGACAGCGATGCATCTGACGCCGAGCCGCTGAGCTTCGATGACTACTTCTTTACCCAATTCCCCACTGCCAAGCAGCATAATGCTCTTGGCATGTTCTGATTGAGGAGCACCCCACATGACTACAGATATCCCCCTTGAATGATGAGTTAATTCGTCTTCATCTATTTTCGGGTTTTATGAGAAATAAAGCAATAGTTCGACATTAAAATGTGATTAAAATCTTCAGAAAACTACAAAAAACGAAACTGGGCTTCGACAAGTCCGCTGTAAATTCCCTTTTGTTCCATTAATTGCTGATGAGAGCCCTGCTCCTTGATCTCCCCGTGATCCAAGACAACGATATTATCGGCATTGCGGATCGTCGACAACCGGTGAGCAACGATAAAGGAGGTTCTCCCTTTCAGCAGCACCTTTAGCGCATCCTGGATTTTCAACTCAGTCTCCGTATCGATGCTTGCCGTCGCTTCATCGAGAATCAGAATACGGGGGTTGGCCAACAGCGCCCGTGCGAACGACAGCAGCTGACGCTGCCCCATCGACAAGGCATTTCCGCGTTCCTCCACCTCGGTATCATAGCCTCCCGGAAGCTTCATGATGAAATCATGCGCATCCACCGCTTTTGCCGCCGCTTCGACTTCTTCATCGGTCGCATCGAGGCGTCCAAAGCGAATATTATCGCGAATGCTGCCGGAGAAGATAAACGTATCCTGAAGCACGATCCCAATTTGGCTCCTGAGGCTTTGAACAGTAACGTCCCTAATATCGTGGCCGTCGATGCACACCGCACCTTCTGTCGTATCGTAGAACCGGCTGAGCAGGTTGATAATCGTGCTTTTTCCTGAGCCAGTATGTCCGACAAGAGCTATCGATTGGCCCGAACGCACATTTAAGGAAATTCCCTTTAGTGCTTGACGGCCCTTCTCATATTCAAATATGACGTTCTTGAACTCAATATTCCCTTCGATCGGCGGAAGCGGCTTCGCTCCCGGCTTATCCGCAATACTCGGCTCCTCGTCGATAAATTCGAAGATGCGTTCGGAGGATGCCATGGCGACGAGCAGCTGATTATACATCATGCCAAGCCGGTTGATTGGATCCCAGAAGTTCCCTACATAGTTGCTAAACGCCACCAGCAGCCCGATGGTCAGCTGTCCTGTCTGGATCATGTACGCTCCGAGCATAAACAAAATGAAAGTTCCCAGTCCGCCGGTGATTTCAATTATAGGACCGAACATCTGGTTCATTGCCGACGCCTTATCCCACGACTTCTTGCTGTCCATATTCATCATATCGAAGTAGCGCATGTTCTCTTGCTCCTGCGTATACGCCTGAGTAACACGAATACCCTGAATCGATTCGTTCAGATGGGAATTGATCCGGGAATTTCGCATCCGCACCTCCTGCCAGGCAATCCGGATTTTCTGCCTTAGCTTCGTCGATACGAAGAACATGATCGGTACGGTGATCATGACCGCCAGCCCGAGCTGCCAGTTGATCAGCAGCAGAATGACGACGATCCCCGCCAGCTGCACGCAGTCAATCATCAGGTTGACCACGCCGTTCGTAAACAGATCCTGCAGCGAGTTCACATCGTTCGTAACCCGAACGAGTACGGAGCCCGCCGGCCGCTTGTCAAAGAAATTAAACGATAGCTTCTGAATATGCTTGAACAAATCCGAGCGCAAATCATAAATGACTCTCTGCCCGATGATATTCGTATATTTAATGCGCAGCTTGCTGGATACCCACTGCACGATGTATAACGCAACGATGATTCCGGTCAGAATATAGAGCAGTTTTAGACTCGGGCTCCCGGCTTCCGGGGCGATCGCTTTATCGATCGCAATACTCGTCAAATACGGTACGGTCAGCTTGGTGATCGTTCCCAGCACCGTCATCAGCAGCACGAGCGGCAGCATCTGCCTCGCATAAGGTTTCATGTAAGCGAACAAGCGCCTGAACTGCTTCCAGTCAAATGCCTTGTCGATCAGTTCGTCGTCCTGATAGACGAAGCGGTCCTCGATCCGCGTCTTCTGTTTCTTTCCTTTGAACGCCTGATTGCTGCGGGTTTCCGTATGCACGCTACATCACCTTCCCTTCATGGCCCTGGTTAGCTCTGGACAAGTGGTCCGCATATTGGATATGGTACACGTCCTGATACGGCCCAGGAATTGCGATTAGCTCCTCATGGCTGCCGCGCTGAACGATCCGCCCTTCATCGAGAACGAGGATTTCATCCGCATGGCGAAGCGACGAAATACGGTGGGCGATAATGAAGGTAGTCCGGCCCTGCATCACTTCCTGGAAGCCTGATTGGATTTCATGCTCGGTCTCCATATCCACGGCGCTCGTCGCGTCGTCGAGAATCAGAATGCGCGGATTTTTGAGCAGTGCCCGCGCGATGGCAATCCGCTGCTTCTGTCCGCCGGACAGTCCCATGCCCCGCTCGCCGACTACAGTATCATAGCCATCCGGCAGCTCCATGATGAAATCATGGGCTTTGGCCAGCTTGGCGGCATGAATGATCTCCTCCATCGAAACCTGCGTCATGCCGTAAGCGATATTGTTGCGAATCGTGGAAGAGAACAGGAACGTCTCCTGAAAGACGGTTGCGATCCCGCTCCGCAGGCTCTTAATGCGTATGTCCCTGATGTCTCTTCCGTCCAGGCGGATGCTTCCCTCGTTCACATTGTAGGCGCGCATCAGCAGCTGAATGATCGTCGATTTCCCAGAGCCGGTTCCGCCGAGGAACCCGATGACCGAGCCCGGCTCAGCCGTAAAATGGATATCCGTAACCGCAGGCATCTTGTTGCCGTAAGCAAATGTAACGTGGTCGAATTCCACTTTGCCCTTCACGTTCTCCAGATCCAAGTCTACTGCGCCAGCTTCATCCTTCACATCTACGTTCTGGTTCAATATTTCCAGCACCCGCTCTCCTGAAGCCTTGGACTGGGTATAGTTGTTAATATGGAAGCCAAGCCCCCACATCGGTCCAATGATGAACCAGATCAAGCTGAAGAAGGCAACCAAGTCTCCGAGCGTCAGCTGCTCCTTAATGACTAGCGTTCCCCCTACGGCCAGCAGGACAGCTACGCTGATCGAGGCTAACAGCTCCATGACAGGGAAAAATCTGCTCCACAGCATCGAGGCAAAAATCTGATTATCCTTGTAACGCTCATTCCGGTGCGAGAATTTCTCCATCTCGTAAGGTTCGCGCGCAAAGGACTTAACCGTCCGCACCCCGGTTACGTTCTCCTGAACCGCCGTCGTCAGCGAGCTCAGGGCGAGGCGCATTTCCTGGAAGGCAGGGTGGATTTTCGATTCGAATTTTAGAGCCACCGCAGCCAGAAAAGGAATGGTTATCATCGTGATCAGCGTCAGCTGCCAATGAATCGACATCATCATGGCCGCACCGAAAATGACCATGAGCACCAGATTGAGCAGCTGTGCAAACCCAAAGCCGACGAAGTTTCGAATGGCCTCCAAATCCCCCGTCAGCCGGGACATCAGGTCACCGGTTTTTGCTCTATCATAATAGCGGAACGACAGGAATTGCAGCTTCTCGTAACAG from Paenibacillus woosongensis includes the following:
- a CDS encoding ABC transporter ATP-binding protein, translating into MEDRFVYQDDELIDKAFDWKQFRRLFAYMKPYARQMLPLVLLMTVLGTITKLTVPYLTSIAIDKAIAPEAGSPSLKLLYILTGIIVALYIVQWVSSKLRIKYTNIIGQRVIYDLRSDLFKHIQKLSFNFFDKRPAGSVLVRVTNDVNSLQDLFTNGVVNLMIDCVQLAGIVVILLLINWQLGLAVMITVPIMFFVSTKLRQKIRIAWQEVRMRNSRINSHLNESIQGIRVTQAYTQEQENMRYFDMMNMDSKKSWDKASAMNQMFGPIIEITGGLGTFILFMLGAYMIQTGQLTIGLLVAFSNYVGNFWDPINRLGMMYNQLLVAMASSERIFEFIDEEPSIADKPGAKPLPPIEGNIEFKNVIFEYEKGRQALKGISLNVRSGQSIALVGHTGSGKSTIINLLSRFYDTTEGAVCIDGHDIRDVTVQSLRSQIGIVLQDTFIFSGSIRDNIRFGRLDATDEEVEAAAKAVDAHDFIMKLPGGYDTEVEERGNALSMGQRQLLSFARALLANPRILILDEATASIDTETELKIQDALKVLLKGRTSFIVAHRLSTIRNADNIVVLDHGEIKEQGSHQQLMEQKGIYSGLVEAQFRFL
- the purT gene encoding formate-dependent phosphoribosylglycinamide formyltransferase; translation: MWGAPQSEHAKSIMLLGSGELGKEVVIEAQRLGVRCIAVDRYEHAPAMGVAHESHVMDMLDGAALRSLITSVSPDLIVPEIEAIATDVLVELEREGYKVIPTAAAARLTMDREGIRRLAAEELGLPTADYRFASSLEELEAAAAEVGYPCVVKPLMSSSGKGQSVCREPGDVPHCWQTALDGARAKQTRVIVEAFIPFTSEITLLTVRTSSGTVFCPPIGHVQQDGDYVESWQPHAMSAALLAEAQEIARKVTDALGGYGVFGVELFLTDDRAIFSEVSPRPHDTGMVTMVTQDLSEFALHVRAILGFPIPSVELLTPGASATLKSDLEGEAFAITGMEEALSVPRTQVRVFGKPLSKQGRRMAVALSGAENVETARSRAKQAASSLKVVKVNE
- a CDS encoding substrate-binding domain-containing protein, with amino-acid sequence MRRMPTQQAFRVDGCKGRDLDQAVHRGRSGISSSKLGRMRQAFRAVPLLFAMALLVSCTSSVTPQHERNVLVIDMIVKLDRGDYWRTIRMGAEVAAKEYNVQLNYMAPSNENDYRDQIALMEKSIARRPDAIILSASDYEALGQVTDRSSYYDIPVISMDSEVASTKVKTYVGTNNYEAGQKAAERLVQLIGKNSQVGIVNFVKGARNADQREEGFLDYVARFPGIEVVDIQYCGSDEELAYRLTKEMLAKYPGIDGLVSLSAESSIGAGRAVSDLGYGGIVKMITFDNPPEMLELMQEEKVQAMVVQNPFNNGYLAVAAAVQAARGEKLEDRIPTDTKLIDLDNMLWPEHQKLLFPFVQ
- a CDS encoding GNAT family N-acetyltransferase, translating into MSSMVLAPALVIRRSCSGDVDQMLPLMRQLKYPTTPSVLKERLSMLEEHPLLCSFVAELDGKLVGTTFLKQHQTHDMSNPVTQITAMVVDEQHRGTGIGRQLVEAAEAWAKEQGSLQLVLSAGGERHMLAKTFYEHVGFICRGYRLSKSLDT
- a CDS encoding response regulator; this encodes MYKLILADDEADVREGLAEQIDWAGLGFMVMDTAENGKEAAELIEKHIPDVVVTDIQMPFMSGLQLSDWIRTHYPSTKIIILTGFEEFEYAQQAIRLQIDEYLLKPFSSGELAEVLRKVKRNIDEELAERENVQSLTAHYRQSLPILQSLFLSSLVSRRLPDVEIREKSRNYELDLDGDGYMVSVISVDSLVLPEEEEGGSGGSSAARPPSLRDMKDNQLQLFAVLNIADEIMERERYGRAFIHHDVVVLLTICPDNDKEHISARTLEILEEIRFSVERYLKLSVTAGGGSVVRNLSDLTISYEDAQQALDYRLILGHNKVIWIHDVESRQSIPFIYDDTREKELIRCLKVGSDLELQDLLDELFSVMVDSKVSYEDFQVHLLEMLTTVIRVAKESGINLDQLFGNEGALLGHFAKINHASEAKTWFNGICAKLRSSIASDRQSSYSQLVAEAKAYIEGNFHDSDMSINKVCRHLHISTGYFSNIFKREMKMTFVNYLLGVRMEAAQYLLRSTELKAFEIAERVGFSDPNYFSFCFRKKFGISPKEYRNGTGRT
- a CDS encoding ABC transporter ATP-binding protein, producing MEVLRQLRGYYRERRTYLIMSILCLAAATGFGLIYPMLLRKLIDDVIRPAQYDGVLWIALTALGVVVIKASLQFLHGFFGGRLGNYLAYRLRNACYEKLQFLSFRYYDRAKTGDLMSRLTGDLEAIRNFVGFGFAQLLNLVLMVIFGAAMMMSIHWQLTLITMITIPFLAAVALKFESKIHPAFQEMRLALSSLTTAVQENVTGVRTVKSFAREPYEMEKFSHRNERYKDNQIFASMLWSRFFPVMELLASISVAVLLAVGGTLVIKEQLTLGDLVAFFSLIWFIIGPMWGLGFHINNYTQSKASGERVLEILNQNVDVKDEAGAVDLDLENVKGKVEFDHVTFAYGNKMPAVTDIHFTAEPGSVIGFLGGTGSGKSTIIQLLMRAYNVNEGSIRLDGRDIRDIRIKSLRSGIATVFQETFLFSSTIRNNIAYGMTQVSMEEIIHAAKLAKAHDFIMELPDGYDTVVGERGMGLSGGQKQRIAIARALLKNPRILILDDATSAVDMETEHEIQSGFQEVMQGRTTFIIAHRISSLRHADEILVLDEGRIVQRGSHEELIAIPGPYQDVYHIQYADHLSRANQGHEGKVM
- a CDS encoding cache domain-containing sensor histidine kinase, with the translated sequence MNWLRHASSFLEQFHLRKIQTIITLSTISITVFVVILVSYMLFDRFSKASEQNTYLNLNQIIEQVNANLELYVNGMEDIFEVAEEKINEGSTWSDAKLEEQLGTILGTREDLVSIALFSTEGELVRNVPAIPMRQNTKLTEQPWFEMAKKNPGKLQFTPPHIQNLFKWQYRWVVSMSKVIQYYNGDQLHEGVLVIDVNFRTIDELSKSVMLGKQGYVYIIDAAGNIVYHPQQQLIYAGLKYENLEPVLGYSFGSYLDDSEGEQRIILIQTVEPIGWKIVGVAYVEEFLTTKQELRDFIVWFLLCVIVIVLIVSIYVSAKISQPIRRLERSVKKVEKGNFRTAVHVGGVYEVEQLSKRFNLMLRRIRELMDQIIEEQEAKRKSELDVLQSQINPHFLYNTLNSVTRLAEMGRNEEVVTTITSLSRFFRISLSKGSHIISVEEELEHVRNYLIIQTIRFKNKFRYEIKCEEAALDCLTLKLILQPLVENAIHHGIEQLAEEGFIGIYVTLENEQLRLQIKDNGVGMSPERLAKVRAGDARSESGSGSGVGVRNVQERIALYYGSAYGLHFESELEEGTAVTITIPVVKAESVQRRERA